A portion of the bacterium genome contains these proteins:
- a CDS encoding GNAT family N-acetyltransferase, whose amino-acid sequence MIAQGVVFFAFMESFFMVGTIHLCTREEFPDFRSRWHVLTSGLRFPMITHEWHAAALQALLPEDTPYIVMVLGPFGELRGVAPLVRLNKSNNLGFLSSIAIPEPAGMLADSPASLQSLLAGVRDLGFPLELERIPIELWNPEVMQDALGVMSLKSIREEGGSPWVALGTSWEEFEQGITSKRRGDLNRAYRQANRSGGIAVEFLRAGEHEPSELLRRFIQVESMSWKSSEASTIRDKEHIHAFFDHLVNHYPGIVFGFLSIGGKLAAGQISVIHSQSLWVLKIAFDEAFRKCSPGILLMHEMLRYAHTERIQSFEFLGYEENWIKIWTKMSRRYYTLSLYPYSQRGLTRLGKDVVANLKTRYGRCSLSESGERG is encoded by the coding sequence TTGATTGCGCAGGGTGTTGTCTTCTTTGCTTTCATGGAGTCATTTTTCATGGTTGGAACTATACATCTTTGTACGCGGGAAGAGTTCCCTGACTTCCGTTCCCGTTGGCACGTGCTTACGTCGGGATTACGCTTCCCAATGATCACGCATGAATGGCATGCTGCTGCGCTTCAAGCACTTCTCCCTGAAGATACTCCATACATCGTGATGGTTTTAGGACCGTTTGGTGAGCTACGTGGGGTTGCTCCACTGGTTCGCCTTAACAAGAGCAATAACCTGGGATTCTTGAGTAGTATTGCTATACCAGAACCTGCTGGAATGCTTGCTGACAGCCCTGCATCACTCCAGTCTCTATTAGCAGGAGTGAGAGATTTGGGATTTCCACTCGAGCTTGAGCGAATACCAATCGAGCTATGGAACCCTGAAGTGATGCAAGATGCTTTGGGAGTTATGTCCTTAAAGTCGATTCGTGAGGAGGGGGGCTCACCGTGGGTGGCCCTCGGTACGAGTTGGGAGGAGTTTGAGCAAGGAATAACCAGTAAGCGAAGAGGAGATCTGAATCGCGCTTATCGGCAAGCGAATCGCTCCGGTGGTATTGCGGTTGAGTTTCTTCGTGCCGGTGAGCATGAGCCCTCTGAATTGCTGAGAAGGTTTATTCAAGTCGAAAGTATGAGTTGGAAATCTTCTGAGGCAAGTACGATACGAGATAAAGAGCACATACATGCCTTTTTTGACCATCTGGTAAATCATTATCCAGGGATAGTGTTTGGGTTTCTGTCTATCGGAGGAAAGCTTGCCGCTGGTCAGATTAGCGTAATCCATTCTCAGTCTTTATGGGTGCTAAAAATCGCCTTTGATGAAGCGTTTCGAAAGTGCTCGCCAGGTATCTTGTTAATGCATGAAATGCTTCGGTATGCGCATACGGAGCGAATTCAGAGTTTTGAGTTCCTTGGATATGAAGAGAATTGGATTAAAATATGGACGAAAATGTCTCGTCGTTACTACACCCTGAGTTTGTATCCCTATTCTCAACGAGGGTTAACGAGGCTTGGGAAAGATGTTGTAGCGAATTTAAAGACGCGCTATGGGCGGTGTTCGTTGAGCGAGAGTGGGGAAAGGGGGTAG